A window of Candidatus Methylomirabilota bacterium contains these coding sequences:
- a CDS encoding molybdenum cofactor biosynthesis protein, whose translation MAMKPMKALLDLEAGMRIVMDAAPPIERTDQVTLLEAVGRVLAEEICASMDVPPFARAAMDGYAVRAEDTFGAGNFSPRILELIEVIHAGESARLSVRPGSCIQVATGAPMPEGADAVVMVEDTELDGTNARVYKPVYPQQHASPMGEDITIGRVVLQRGMRLDPSKIGVLAALGFQKVTVYQKPLVAVIPSGNEILMPGEALTPGKIYDINSYTLSALISENGGLPHIFPIMKDTLESAMATIREALAYDLIVLSGGSSVGERDMMVEAVQRMGEIKFHGIAVKPGKPTLCGIVEGRLLIGMPGYPTSCLTNGYGILAPALRKMARLGRGTLASLKAPMARRYTSTIGRHQYLPVRLDGGEVVPVFKESGAITSMADAEGYIEIPANVDLLEKGEVVEVLLF comes from the coding sequence ATGGCCATGAAACCGATGAAGGCGCTCCTCGACCTGGAGGCGGGGATGCGGATCGTGATGGACGCAGCCCCGCCGATAGAGCGGACCGACCAGGTGACGCTGCTGGAGGCGGTGGGCCGGGTCCTGGCCGAAGAGATCTGCGCATCGATGGATGTCCCGCCTTTTGCCCGAGCGGCCATGGACGGGTATGCCGTCAGGGCGGAGGATACGTTCGGCGCGGGCAACTTTTCACCCAGGATCCTGGAACTCATCGAGGTCATCCACGCCGGCGAGTCCGCCCGTCTCAGCGTTCGTCCGGGAAGCTGTATTCAAGTGGCGACGGGCGCCCCGATGCCCGAGGGCGCCGATGCCGTGGTGATGGTGGAGGATACGGAACTGGACGGGACCAATGCGAGGGTCTATAAGCCCGTCTACCCGCAGCAGCACGCCTCCCCGATGGGTGAGGACATCACAATCGGACGCGTCGTCCTGCAGCGAGGGATGCGTCTGGACCCGAGCAAGATCGGTGTGCTGGCCGCCCTTGGGTTCCAGAAGGTGACGGTCTACCAGAAGCCCTTGGTTGCGGTCATTCCGTCCGGCAACGAGATCCTGATGCCCGGGGAGGCGCTGACCCCCGGGAAGATCTACGATATCAATTCATATACGCTGTCTGCGCTCATCAGCGAGAACGGCGGGCTTCCGCACATCTTCCCTATCATGAAGGACACATTGGAATCGGCGATGGCGACCATCCGCGAGGCCTTGGCCTACGACCTGATTGTCCTGTCCGGGGGCAGCTCGGTCGGTGAGCGGGATATGATGGTCGAGGCGGTACAGCGGATGGGGGAGATAAAGTTTCACGGCATTGCCGTCAAGCCGGGCAAACCGACCCTGTGCGGCATCGTGGAAGGCCGGCTGTTGATCGGGATGCCGGGGTATCCCACGTCATGTCTGACCAACGGATATGGCATCCTGGCGCCCGCGCTTCGGAAAATGGCGAGGCTCGGCCGGGGCACGCTCGCCTCGCTGAAGGCCCCGATGGCCCGTCGTTACACCTCGACCATCGGTCGGCATCAATACCTGCCCGTCCGTCTCGACGGAGGGGAGGTCGTCCCGGTATTCAAGGAATCGGGCGCCATTACCTCGATGGCCGACGCCGAAGGGTATATCGAGATTCCTGCCAACGTGGACCTCCTTGAAAAGGGAGAAGTCGTGGAGGTTCTCCTGTTTTGA
- a CDS encoding CBS domain-containing protein, whose amino-acid sequence MKIRRLSGMGIAASEFEDAYEDIEEEEDIEKICCSILTEPIRGLGFREPIYVRPDTTIRGAATAMNEAHVGCVLVMEGNRLAGILTERDILQKVVGQLDLDSPVGQMMTPNPETVGMDDGIAYALNKMHVGGYRHIPVLNKQGQPVGVVSIRDVVRFIVSLFPTAVLNVPPEPGLAARGLHGG is encoded by the coding sequence ATGAAGATCAGGAGGCTGAGCGGGATGGGTATTGCAGCAAGCGAATTTGAGGATGCATACGAAGATATCGAGGAAGAGGAAGATATCGAGAAGATATGCTGTTCGATCTTAACGGAGCCGATACGGGGATTGGGATTCCGTGAGCCGATCTATGTCCGACCCGATACCACTATACGGGGCGCGGCGACGGCGATGAACGAGGCCCACGTCGGCTGCGTGCTGGTGATGGAAGGGAATCGGCTGGCCGGTATCCTCACCGAGCGCGACATCCTGCAGAAGGTGGTCGGACAGCTCGACCTGGACAGCCCTGTCGGCCAGATGATGACACCCAATCCGGAGACGGTAGGGATGGATGACGGGATCGCGTATGCGCTCAACAAGATGCACGTCGGCGGCTATCGTCATATCCCGGTGCTTAATAAACAGGGCCAGCCCGTAGGCGTTGTATCGATACGTGACGTTGTCCGATTCATCGTCTCGCTGTTCCCCACCGCCGTCCTCAACGTCCCGCCCGAGCCCGGCCTTGCAGCACGGGGGCTTCACGGCGGTTAG
- a CDS encoding NADH-quinone oxidoreductase subunit G, with product MSPCSNRNGGTLVELTIDGKPVQVPTGVSILEAVLQTGAEIPHFCYHPKLRVVGSCRMCQVEVQGAPKLVISCATPVADGMEVFTASERVKKARNAVLEFLLLNHPLDCPVCDKGGECPLQNYTLRYGPGESRFIEPKIHRIKHQPIGPFIIFDAERCILCTRCVRFCQDVTGTSELGVFGRGDRSEISLFPGRSLDNGYSGNVIDLCPVGALTSRDYRFTARPWDLIKQVPTVCGLCSAGCNITADVRHKEPGAQLLRIRPRVNDEVNGYWICDEGRFGFHFAQDPGRIGTPLIQRHEGLQPASWDEAIRRIAEDLDRILRERGPEAVGVIASARLTNEEAFLVRQLFRERLGIPNIDYRVRRSQEPGGDAPEDHLLRRTDKYPNSVGMRTLGLLPQPDGMGTREMLHAAAEGRLAALLVFEEDLVAALSGESAVAESLQKLDLLVVVDLFLTATAKLAHVVLPGQSFFEKTGTFTNFAGRVQRLQPALDPFGNGSPLIEVLQRLAGRLALPITEGNAKAVWNELAGVVPACAGITYERIGELGSPLTDTAAAR from the coding sequence TTGTCACCGTGCAGTAATAGAAATGGAGGAACGTTGGTTGAGCTGACGATCGATGGCAAACCGGTCCAGGTTCCAACCGGGGTATCGATTCTTGAGGCGGTCCTGCAGACCGGCGCCGAGATTCCACATTTTTGCTATCACCCGAAGCTGCGTGTGGTGGGCAGTTGTCGGATGTGCCAAGTCGAGGTTCAGGGAGCCCCGAAGCTGGTGATTTCGTGCGCCACCCCGGTTGCCGACGGGATGGAGGTATTTACGGCCTCCGAACGGGTGAAAAAGGCGAGGAATGCGGTACTCGAGTTTCTCCTCTTGAACCACCCGCTGGATTGCCCCGTGTGCGACAAGGGCGGCGAGTGCCCGCTTCAGAACTACACGCTCCGATATGGTCCCGGCGAAAGTCGCTTTATTGAACCGAAGATCCATCGGATCAAGCACCAGCCGATCGGTCCCTTCATCATCTTTGACGCCGAACGGTGTATTCTTTGCACCCGTTGTGTCCGGTTTTGTCAGGATGTGACGGGCACCTCCGAGCTGGGCGTGTTCGGCCGTGGCGATCGATCCGAGATCAGCCTCTTCCCAGGACGGAGCCTGGACAACGGATACTCGGGGAATGTGATCGATTTGTGCCCGGTGGGGGCGCTGACAAGCCGCGACTATCGGTTTACCGCCAGGCCGTGGGATTTGATCAAACAGGTTCCGACTGTGTGCGGGCTGTGCAGCGCCGGGTGCAACATCACGGCCGATGTCCGTCACAAGGAACCGGGCGCGCAGCTTCTCCGTATCCGTCCCAGGGTGAATGACGAGGTGAACGGTTACTGGATCTGCGACGAGGGCCGCTTCGGATTCCATTTCGCCCAGGACCCGGGCCGGATCGGGACGCCGCTCATACAGCGTCATGAAGGGCTGCAACCGGCGAGTTGGGACGAGGCGATCCGGCGTATTGCCGAGGACCTCGATCGCATCCTGCGAGAGCGGGGGCCTGAAGCCGTCGGCGTGATTGCGTCCGCACGACTGACCAACGAGGAGGCATTCCTCGTTCGGCAACTGTTCAGAGAACGGTTGGGCATTCCCAACATCGATTATCGGGTCCGGCGGTCTCAGGAGCCGGGCGGTGATGCGCCGGAAGATCACCTGCTTCGACGGACCGACAAGTATCCGAACTCGGTCGGGATGCGGACGCTGGGACTGCTTCCCCAGCCCGATGGGATGGGGACCAGGGAGATGCTCCACGCCGCAGCCGAGGGCCGGTTGGCCGCCTTGCTGGTGTTTGAAGAGGACCTCGTGGCTGCGTTGTCTGGAGAGTCGGCCGTTGCCGAGTCGCTCCAGAAACTGGATCTGCTGGTGGTCGTAGATTTGTTCTTGACAGCGACGGCAAAACTGGCGCATGTTGTTCTACCGGGACAGAGCTTTTTTGAAAAGACCGGGACGTTTACAAATTTTGCGGGACGGGTCCAGCGTCTGCAGCCGGCGCTGGACCCGTTCGGCAACGGCAGTCCGCTTATTGAGGTCCTCCAGCGCCTCGCAGGCCGGCTGGCGCTTCCCATTACCGAGGGGAACGCGAAAGCGGTGTGGAACGAGCTTGCCGGCGTGGTGCCGGCCTGCGCGGGTATCACGTACGAGCGTATTGGAGAGTTGGGGTCGCCGCTCACAGACACGGCGGCGGCAAGATAG
- a CDS encoding 2-oxoglutarate ferredoxin oxidoreductase subunit alpha has protein sequence MSDIESTQSAPVGRPRPISELETVVVRFAGDSGDGMQLTGTEFTKSVAAEGSDLATFPDYPAEIRAPAGTLAGVSAYQIHFSSQEVYTPGDQPDVLVVMNPAALRINLPDLPRGGIIIANVGTFTQANLEKAGYKSHPLEDGSLSGYQVFAIDISKQVALALEGMGLSAKEVGRCKNFYALGLMFWLYNHPTEREERSIRAKFQKNPRLAEANIKAFRAGYYYGETAELFPSRYAVPPAIIAPGTYRHITGNEATAVGLITAAQLASLPLFCGTYPITPASDILHTLAMYPHYNVITFQAEDEIAAITATIGAAYAGALGMTTTSGPGMALKTEAIGLAVMTELPLVIVNVQRGGPSTGLPTKTEQADLFQAVFGRNGECPVVVVAPATPGDCFWMAIEAARIAIRHMCTVIYLSDGFLANGAEPWKLPEVASLQTIPVTFRTDPKGFYPYLREPQTLARPWVVPGTPAMEHRIGGLEKEDVVGNVSYDPQNHETMVRLRAEKIARVVDEIPEATAYGDPSGDLLIVGWGSTYGAITQAVKSLRRRGCRVSALHLRYLNPMPANVGRILKNFRRILVAEMNLGQLLTILRAQFLIDAVGFHKVQGRPFKVSEIVAQAEELLGAREQAELCTHAEAR, from the coding sequence ATGAGCGATATCGAGAGCACCCAGTCTGCGCCTGTAGGCCGCCCCAGGCCGATAAGCGAACTGGAGACGGTCGTCGTCCGGTTTGCCGGCGATTCCGGCGATGGGATGCAACTGACCGGCACCGAATTTACTAAAAGCGTTGCGGCGGAAGGGAGCGACCTGGCGACCTTTCCGGACTATCCGGCCGAGATTCGGGCGCCAGCAGGCACGTTGGCAGGCGTGTCGGCCTACCAGATTCACTTCTCAAGCCAGGAGGTGTATACACCGGGCGATCAGCCCGACGTACTGGTCGTGATGAATCCGGCCGCACTGCGAATCAATCTGCCGGACCTGCCGCGCGGCGGGATCATCATCGCCAATGTCGGGACATTCACCCAGGCGAACCTTGAGAAGGCCGGGTATAAATCACACCCATTGGAGGACGGCAGCCTCTCCGGATACCAGGTCTTCGCCATCGACATCTCCAAGCAGGTCGCTCTCGCGTTGGAAGGCATGGGGCTGTCGGCCAAAGAGGTGGGACGCTGCAAGAACTTTTATGCCCTCGGCCTGATGTTCTGGCTCTACAACCACCCAACGGAGCGCGAAGAACGGAGCATCCGGGCCAAGTTCCAGAAGAACCCTCGGCTGGCCGAGGCCAACATCAAGGCGTTTCGGGCCGGCTACTATTACGGCGAGACGGCCGAGCTGTTTCCGTCCCGCTACGCCGTGCCCCCCGCCATCATTGCACCCGGCACCTATCGCCACATTACCGGAAACGAAGCCACGGCCGTCGGCCTGATCACGGCGGCGCAACTGGCATCGCTGCCCCTCTTTTGCGGTACCTACCCGATTACACCGGCCTCCGATATCCTGCACACCCTGGCGATGTATCCGCACTACAACGTCATCACGTTTCAGGCCGAGGACGAGATCGCGGCGATCACCGCGACTATCGGGGCGGCATACGCGGGCGCGCTTGGTATGACCACCACCTCCGGTCCGGGCATGGCGCTCAAGACCGAGGCGATCGGCCTGGCGGTGATGACCGAGCTGCCGCTGGTCATTGTCAACGTCCAGCGCGGCGGCCCATCCACCGGCCTCCCAACCAAGACCGAACAGGCCGACCTCTTCCAGGCGGTCTTCGGGCGGAACGGCGAGTGTCCCGTGGTCGTGGTCGCCCCGGCGACACCGGGCGACTGCTTCTGGATGGCCATTGAGGCCGCCAGGATTGCCATACGCCACATGTGTACGGTCATCTACCTGTCGGACGGCTTCCTGGCCAACGGCGCCGAGCCCTGGAAGCTCCCGGAAGTAGCCTCGCTTCAGACGATCCCGGTGACGTTCAGGACGGACCCCAAGGGGTTCTATCCCTATCTGCGCGAGCCCCAGACACTGGCGCGCCCATGGGTCGTCCCCGGTACGCCGGCCATGGAGCATCGTATCGGCGGCCTGGAGAAAGAGGATGTCGTCGGCAACGTCTCGTACGACCCGCAGAACCATGAAACGATGGTTCGGCTGCGGGCCGAGAAGATCGCGCGTGTTGTCGATGAGATTCCGGAAGCGACGGCCTACGGCGACCCATCCGGCGATCTGCTCATAGTGGGATGGGGCTCGACCTACGGCGCGATCACGCAGGCGGTCAAGAGCCTTCGCCGGCGCGGCTGTCGTGTGTCTGCCCTCCATCTGCGCTACCTGAACCCGATGCCGGCCAACGTCGGCCGCATCCTGAAGAACTTCCGGCGGATACTGGTAGCGGAAATGAACCTCGGACAGTTGCTGACGATCCTGCGGGCGCAGTTCCTGATTGACGCGGTCGGGTTCCACAAGGTCCAGGGGAGGCCGTTTAAGGTCTCCGAGATCGTGGCCCAGGCGGAAGAACTGTTAGGTGCGCGTGAGCAGGCCGAGCTTTGTACACACGCGGAGGCACGATAA
- the trxB gene encoding thioredoxin-disulfide reductase, with protein MSTSTEEVIILGSGPAGLTAALYTARANLHPLVIEGNETGGQLVLTTLVENYPGFPDGLMGPDLISRMRQQAERFGARFGKGDATAADLHSRPFTLTVDNEVRQTKALIVATGASANMLGLESERKLLGHGVSTCATCDGFFFRDQQVAVVGGGDSAVEEALFLTKFATKVTLIHRRDKLRASKIMQERTFANPKIEILWNRTVAEILDVSQGKVTGIATRRDGSTSAETLACDGVFVAIGHSPNTKLFAGQLEMDERGYIITRNGTMTSVPGVFAAGDVQDHVYKQAVTAAGSGCMAALDVERYLESL; from the coding sequence ATGAGTACATCAACGGAAGAGGTGATCATTCTCGGGTCGGGTCCGGCGGGGCTGACGGCGGCCCTATATACCGCCCGCGCCAATCTGCATCCGCTGGTCATCGAAGGGAACGAGACGGGCGGACAGTTGGTCCTGACGACGCTGGTGGAGAACTATCCGGGATTTCCGGATGGGCTCATGGGGCCGGATCTGATCTCGCGGATGCGACAGCAGGCAGAGCGGTTCGGCGCGCGGTTCGGAAAGGGGGATGCCACGGCCGCAGACCTGCACAGCAGGCCGTTTACCCTCACTGTGGACAACGAGGTCCGTCAGACCAAGGCGCTGATCGTGGCGACCGGGGCGTCGGCCAATATGCTCGGGTTGGAATCCGAACGTAAGCTGCTGGGACATGGCGTCTCGACCTGCGCGACATGTGATGGGTTCTTCTTCAGGGATCAGCAGGTCGCGGTAGTCGGTGGGGGCGACTCGGCGGTAGAAGAGGCGCTCTTCCTGACGAAGTTTGCCACGAAGGTGACGCTGATTCATCGACGGGACAAGCTGCGGGCGTCCAAGATCATGCAGGAGCGGACCTTCGCGAATCCGAAGATTGAGATCTTGTGGAACCGGACCGTCGCAGAGATTCTTGATGTGTCGCAGGGGAAGGTGACCGGCATTGCCACCCGCCGTGACGGTTCGACGTCGGCGGAGACGCTTGCCTGCGACGGCGTATTTGTGGCGATCGGGCATTCCCCGAATACTAAATTGTTTGCTGGGCAATTGGAGATGGACGAACGGGGCTATATCATCACGCGCAACGGGACGATGACGAGTGTCCCCGGCGTTTTTGCGGCGGGTGATGTGCAGGATCATGTCTACAAGCAGGCGGTCACGGCAGCCGGATCGGGGTGTATGGCCGCCCTGGATGTCGAGCGGTATCTGGAAAGCTTGTAG
- a CDS encoding 2-oxoacid:ferredoxin oxidoreductase subunit beta yields MAQCSVDQPPKLTRKDFISDQDVRWCPGCGDYAILASLQRVMPDLGIPREQIVFVSGIGCSSRFPYYMNTYGFHSIHGRAPAIATGIKMTRPDLMVWVITGDGDGLSIGGNHLIHTMRRNVDLKILLFNNRIYGLTKGQTSPTSELGMKTKSTPFGALDRPFNPLSVAIGSSATFVARSIDIDSPHLQYVLRRAAEHKGTAFVELYQNCNVFNDGTWESVTDKDVRSDRLLILEHGKPLVFGKERNKGIRMRPDMSPEVVEIDGNPSGLLVHDERQKDGGYHFMLSRLEGPEFPQPVGVLRAVREPTYDELLTEQHQAVIQRQGKGTLEKLLHAGETWTVS; encoded by the coding sequence ATGGCGCAATGCAGTGTCGACCAGCCCCCCAAACTGACACGCAAGGATTTCATTTCGGATCAGGATGTCCGCTGGTGTCCCGGCTGCGGCGACTATGCGATCCTGGCCAGCCTGCAGCGGGTGATGCCCGACCTTGGCATCCCGCGCGAGCAGATCGTCTTCGTCTCCGGAATCGGCTGCTCGTCGCGGTTCCCCTACTATATGAACACCTACGGGTTCCACTCGATCCACGGTCGGGCGCCGGCGATCGCAACCGGCATCAAGATGACGCGCCCCGATCTGATGGTCTGGGTGATTACCGGCGACGGCGACGGCCTGTCGATCGGCGGCAACCACTTGATTCATACCATGCGGCGTAATGTCGATCTCAAGATTCTGCTCTTCAACAACCGTATTTACGGTCTCACAAAGGGCCAGACCTCGCCGACCAGCGAGCTGGGCATGAAGACCAAGTCGACACCGTTCGGTGCGCTCGATCGCCCCTTTAATCCGCTGTCTGTCGCAATCGGGTCGTCCGCCACATTCGTCGCGCGCTCGATCGACATCGACAGCCCACACCTGCAGTACGTGCTGCGGCGTGCGGCCGAACACAAGGGTACGGCCTTCGTCGAGCTCTATCAGAACTGCAACGTCTTTAACGACGGGACGTGGGAGTCGGTGACGGATAAGGATGTGCGGAGCGATCGCCTGTTGATCCTGGAGCACGGCAAGCCGCTGGTATTTGGGAAAGAGCGAAACAAGGGGATCCGGATGCGCCCCGATATGTCGCCGGAGGTTGTGGAGATCGACGGCAATCCATCGGGGCTCCTGGTGCATGATGAACGGCAAAAGGATGGGGGCTATCATTTCATGCTCTCGCGACTCGAAGGCCCTGAGTTTCCGCAGCCGGTGGGTGTGCTGCGCGCCGTCCGCGAACCGACCTACGACGAGTTGCTGACCGAACAACACCAGGCGGTCATCCAGCGACAAGGTAAAGGCACCCTCGAAAAGCTTCTGCACGCCGGCGAGACCTGGACGGTTTCATAA
- the thyX gene encoding thymidylate synthase (FAD) produces the protein MKEVEPQVFLLARPSIDAEGLAAYLEAVGAPEWSTDAPSAAEQLIEVAGRACYRSFAPGLNPNVTKVREGSRAYLDNILNVKHGSVLEHANWTFAFFQVSRVLTHELVRHRAGTAISQESLRFVRLTDIPMWLPPEIRDNPEARAIFEEAVRHGEKAQAQLAEALQIDGRPFHEKKVLTSAMRRIAPDGVATTLIWTANARTLRWVIEARTVPGAEVEIRSVFGKVAEIMIREAPHLFGDFTAVPLPDGTAQWQPAHSKV, from the coding sequence ATGAAGGAAGTGGAACCGCAAGTCTTTCTCCTGGCCAGACCGTCAATAGATGCTGAGGGTCTCGCGGCCTATCTTGAAGCCGTCGGCGCGCCCGAGTGGTCGACCGATGCCCCCTCAGCGGCCGAGCAACTGATCGAGGTGGCGGGGCGGGCCTGCTATCGCTCGTTTGCGCCCGGTCTCAATCCGAATGTCACGAAGGTCCGAGAGGGAAGCCGGGCCTATCTGGACAATATCCTGAACGTGAAGCATGGCAGCGTGCTGGAACATGCCAACTGGACCTTCGCGTTCTTCCAGGTCAGCCGGGTCCTGACCCATGAGTTGGTGCGACACCGGGCCGGAACGGCCATCAGCCAGGAGAGCCTGCGCTTCGTGCGGCTGACCGATATCCCGATGTGGCTCCCGCCGGAGATCCGCGACAATCCGGAGGCACGCGCGATCTTCGAAGAGGCGGTGAGGCACGGCGAGAAGGCGCAGGCGCAACTGGCAGAGGCCCTACAGATCGACGGGCGGCCGTTTCACGAGAAGAAGGTCCTCACCTCCGCCATGCGGCGCATCGCCCCGGACGGGGTCGCAACGACCCTGATCTGGACGGCGAATGCCCGGACGCTGCGGTGGGTGATCGAGGCCAGGACGGTCCCGGGGGCGGAAGTGGAGATTCGGAGCGTCTTCGGGAAGGTAGCCGAGATCATGATCCGGGAGGCGCCGCACCTCTTTGGGGATTTTACCGCAGTTCCTCTCCCCGACGGCACCGCCCAATGGCAGCCCGCTCACAGCAAGGTGTAA
- a CDS encoding NADH-quinone oxidoreductase subunit I: MGSYFSDLFGGSASILRSMKVTLRHLFTRAITVQYPDEQRTQPLRALNRHVLRIDETTGQLKCTACEACARICPTRCIELTGTGKGKNRHPSAFQIDHNLCMYCNLCVEVCPFDAITMWTRIGELSAPERTGLVFDIKALTAERFYPSPMTPEKPLPPAPEPEKAPEPEKVEAVAAAPSA, translated from the coding sequence ATGGGGAGCTATTTTTCAGATCTGTTCGGCGGCAGCGCGAGCATCCTGCGCTCCATGAAGGTGACGCTCAGGCACCTCTTTACCCGCGCCATTACCGTGCAATACCCCGATGAGCAGCGGACGCAGCCGTTGCGCGCGCTTAATCGGCACGTACTCAGGATCGACGAGACGACCGGGCAGCTTAAGTGTACCGCCTGCGAGGCCTGCGCCAGGATCTGTCCTACGCGCTGTATCGAGCTCACCGGGACCGGCAAAGGCAAGAACCGCCACCCGTCCGCCTTTCAGATCGACCACAACCTCTGCATGTATTGTAATCTGTGCGTTGAGGTCTGCCCCTTCGATGCCATTACGATGTGGACCCGAATCGGCGAACTCAGCGCGCCGGAACGCACCGGCCTGGTCTTTGATATCAAGGCCCTGACCGCAGAGCGCTTCTACCCCTCTCCGATGACCCCGGAAAAGCCGCTGCCGCCGGCCCCTGAACCTGAGAAGGCCCCGGAGCCGGAGAAGGTTGAGGCGGTCGCTGCGGCGCCCTCTGCCTGA
- a CDS encoding ethyl tert-butyl ether degradation protein EthD, translating to MPATKLIVMYPPPADVKTFERLYKDEHVPMAVEKLEGKTKIIATKVQASPQGKPAFYRIAEIHFPSLEALQACAASAGGKETLAHAAKISTGGPPVVLIGEEQIFTF from the coding sequence ATGCCTGCCACGAAACTGATCGTGATGTACCCGCCCCCGGCGGATGTCAAAACGTTCGAGCGGCTCTACAAAGACGAGCATGTTCCGATGGCCGTCGAGAAGCTCGAGGGCAAGACCAAGATTATCGCGACCAAGGTCCAGGCTTCGCCCCAGGGGAAGCCGGCATTCTACCGGATCGCAGAGATTCATTTCCCCTCGCTCGAGGCGCTGCAGGCTTGTGCGGCCTCTGCCGGCGGAAAAGAGACCCTGGCGCATGCTGCGAAGATTTCGACCGGGGGCCCACCCGTTGTCCTCATCGGCGAGGAGCAGATCTTTACCTTTTGA
- a CDS encoding MazF family transcriptional regulator, which produces MGQARGGQSVVAPTAGAVVLVRFPFSDLSQVKLRPAVVLADAGRGDWILCQVTSKPYGDPRAIQLKDADFTAGSLRVTSYARPGKLFTANLDLIVTQVGTLKSHPFQQILDDVVDLLRSGPSQ; this is translated from the coding sequence CTGGGACAAGCCCGAGGAGGACAAAGCGTGGTTGCACCTACAGCAGGTGCGGTAGTTCTCGTCCGTTTCCCCTTCTCCGACCTATCGCAGGTCAAGTTGCGGCCGGCCGTTGTGCTGGCCGACGCCGGCCGAGGTGACTGGATTCTGTGTCAGGTAACCAGCAAACCCTATGGCGATCCCCGTGCAATCCAACTTAAGGACGCCGACTTCACTGCGGGCTCATTGCGAGTCACGAGCTATGCTCGGCCGGGCAAGCTCTTCACCGCCAATCTCGACTTGATTGTGACGCAGGTCGGCACGCTCAAGTCGCATCCCTTCCAGCAGATCCTCGATGATGTAGTGGATCTCCTCCGTAGCGGACCCTCTCAGTGA
- a CDS encoding NADH-quinone oxidoreductase subunit B, which produces MGLFDNRQAEPNVITTTVEWLFNWARKSSPWPMTFGLACCAIEMMATGASRFDLDRLGAGVFRPSPRQSDVMIVAGTVTEKMAPRIKTLYEQMPDPKWVIAMGACAISGGPFYYDAYHVVKGVDLLVPVDVYVPGCPPTPEALIFGILTLQDQIARGERAKPGGRPTLPEPLAAV; this is translated from the coding sequence ATGGGGTTGTTCGACAACAGACAAGCCGAGCCCAACGTCATTACGACGACGGTTGAGTGGCTCTTTAACTGGGCGCGCAAATCGTCCCCCTGGCCGATGACCTTCGGTCTGGCCTGCTGCGCGATTGAGATGATGGCTACGGGCGCCTCTCGTTTCGACTTGGACCGACTGGGGGCGGGGGTCTTTCGTCCGTCACCGCGACAGTCCGACGTCATGATCGTCGCCGGGACCGTCACCGAGAAAATGGCGCCGCGCATCAAGACCCTGTACGAGCAGATGCCGGATCCCAAGTGGGTGATCGCCATGGGCGCGTGCGCCATTTCAGGTGGCCCGTTCTACTATGATGCGTACCATGTCGTCAAGGGTGTCGACCTGCTGGTTCCGGTCGACGTCTATGTCCCGGGCTGTCCGCCCACGCCTGAGGCGCTCATTTTCGGCATTCTGACGCTTCAGGATCAGATCGCCCGCGGCGAGCGAGCGAAACCAGGCGGCCGGCCGACCCTGCCCGAGCCCCTGGCGGCGGTGTAG